A genomic window from Macaca mulatta isolate MMU2019108-1 chromosome 19, T2T-MMU8v2.0, whole genome shotgun sequence includes:
- the MEF2B gene encoding myocyte-specific enhancer factor 2B isoform X3, with the protein MGRKKIQISRILDQRNRQVTFTKRKFGLMKKAYELSVLCDCEIALIIFNSANRLFQYASTDMDRVLLKYTEYSEPHESRTNTDILETLKRRGIGLDGPEMEPDEGPEEPGEKFRRLAGEGGDPALPRPRLYPAAPAMPSPDMVYGALPPPGCDPSGLGEALPAQSRPSPFRPAAPKAGPPGLVHPLFSPSHLTSKTPPPLYLPTEGRRPDLPGGLAGPRGALNTSRSLYSGLQSPCSTATPGPPLGSFPFLPAGPAEYGLGDPPPPPGLLQPPTLAPWQPSRGDGPPAVPSQPSGGRSLGEEGPPTRGASPPTPPVSIKSERLSPAPGGPGDFPKTFPYPLLLARSLAEPLRPGPALRRLPLADGWPR; encoded by the exons atggggaggaaaaaaatccaGATCTCCCGCATCCTGGACCAAAGGAATCGGCAG GTAACGTTCACCAAGCGGAAGTTCGGGCTGATGAAGAAGGCCTATGAGCTGAGCGTGCTCTGCGACTGTGAGATAGCCCTCATCATCTTCAACAGCGCCAACCGCCTCTTCCAGTACGCCAGCACGGACATGGACCGCGTGCTGCTGAAGTACACGGAGTACAGCGAGCCCCACGAGAGCCGCACCAACACTGATATCCTCGAG ACGCTGAAGCGGAGGGGCATTGGCCTCGATGGGCCAGAAATGGAGCCAGATGAAGGGCCTGAGGAGCCAGGAGAGAAGTTTCGGAGGCTGGCAGGCGAAGGGGGTGATCCAGCCTTGCCCCGACCCCGGCTGTAT CCTGCAGCTCCTGCTATGCCCAGCCCAGACATGGTGTACGGGGCCCTGCCACCACCAGGCTGTGACCCCAGTGGGCTTGGGGAGGCACTGCCCGCCCAGAGCCGCCCATCTCCCTTCCGACCAGCAGCCCCCAAAGCCGGGCCCCCAG GCCTGGTGCACCCTCTCTTCTCACCAAGCCACCTCACGAGCAAGACACCACCCCCACTGTACCTGCCGACGGAAGGGCGGAGGCCAGACCTACCTGGTGGCCTGGCTGGGCCCCGAGGGGCACTAAACACCTCC AGAAGCCTCTACAGTGGCCTGCAGAGCCCCTGCTCCACTGCAACCCCTGGACCCCCGCTGGGGAGCTTCCCCTTTCTCCCAGCAGGCCCCGCAG AATATGGCCTGGGAGACCCTCCACCGCCCCCTGGCTTGTTGCAGCCCCCCACCCTGGCCCCCTGGCAGCCCTCGAGGGGTGATGGGCCCCCCGCCGTGCCCTCCCAGCCCAG TGGGGGCCGAAGCCTGGGCGAGGAGGGCCCCCCAACCCGCGGCGCCTCCCCGCCGACCCCCCCAGTCAGCATCAAGTCCGAGCGCCTCTCTCCGGCCCCCGGGGGCCCCGGCGACTTTCCTAAGACCTTCCCCTACCCCTTGCTCCTCGCCCGGTCCCTGGCAGAGCCTCTGCGGCCCGGGCCCGCCCTGCGCCGGCTGCCCTTGGCCGACGGCTGGCCCCGGTAG
- the MEF2B gene encoding myocyte-specific enhancer factor 2B isoform X1 encodes MRAGSGRACKIIAHCNVELLGSKNPQASGSHIARDRSTQPGTMGRKKIQISRILDQRNRQVTFTKRKFGLMKKAYELSVLCDCEIALIIFNSANRLFQYASTDMDRVLLKYTEYSEPHESRTNTDILETLKRRGIGLDGPEMEPDEGPEEPGEKFRRLAGEGGDPALPRPRLYPAAPAMPSPDMVYGALPPPGCDPSGLGEALPAQSRPSPFRPAAPKAGPPGLVHPLFSPSHLTSKTPPPLYLPTEGRRPDLPGGLAGPRGALNTSRSLYSGLQSPCSTATPGPPLGSFPFLPAGPAEYGLGDPPPPPGLLQPPTLAPWQPSRGDGPPAVPSQPSGGRSLGEEGPPTRGASPPTPPVSIKSERLSPAPGGPGDFPKTFPYPLLLARSLAEPLRPGPALRRLPLADGWPR; translated from the exons atgagagcTGGAAGTGGAAGAGCTTGCAAGATCATTGCTCACTGtaatgttgaactcctgggctcgaagAATCCTCAAGCCTCAGGCTCCCACATAGCCAG AGATCGCTCCACTCAGCCTGGGACGatggggaggaaaaaaatccaGATCTCCCGCATCCTGGACCAAAGGAATCGGCAG GTAACGTTCACCAAGCGGAAGTTCGGGCTGATGAAGAAGGCCTATGAGCTGAGCGTGCTCTGCGACTGTGAGATAGCCCTCATCATCTTCAACAGCGCCAACCGCCTCTTCCAGTACGCCAGCACGGACATGGACCGCGTGCTGCTGAAGTACACGGAGTACAGCGAGCCCCACGAGAGCCGCACCAACACTGATATCCTCGAG ACGCTGAAGCGGAGGGGCATTGGCCTCGATGGGCCAGAAATGGAGCCAGATGAAGGGCCTGAGGAGCCAGGAGAGAAGTTTCGGAGGCTGGCAGGCGAAGGGGGTGATCCAGCCTTGCCCCGACCCCGGCTGTAT CCTGCAGCTCCTGCTATGCCCAGCCCAGACATGGTGTACGGGGCCCTGCCACCACCAGGCTGTGACCCCAGTGGGCTTGGGGAGGCACTGCCCGCCCAGAGCCGCCCATCTCCCTTCCGACCAGCAGCCCCCAAAGCCGGGCCCCCAG GCCTGGTGCACCCTCTCTTCTCACCAAGCCACCTCACGAGCAAGACACCACCCCCACTGTACCTGCCGACGGAAGGGCGGAGGCCAGACCTACCTGGTGGCCTGGCTGGGCCCCGAGGGGCACTAAACACCTCC AGAAGCCTCTACAGTGGCCTGCAGAGCCCCTGCTCCACTGCAACCCCTGGACCCCCGCTGGGGAGCTTCCCCTTTCTCCCAGCAGGCCCCGCAG AATATGGCCTGGGAGACCCTCCACCGCCCCCTGGCTTGTTGCAGCCCCCCACCCTGGCCCCCTGGCAGCCCTCGAGGGGTGATGGGCCCCCCGCCGTGCCCTCCCAGCCCAG TGGGGGCCGAAGCCTGGGCGAGGAGGGCCCCCCAACCCGCGGCGCCTCCCCGCCGACCCCCCCAGTCAGCATCAAGTCCGAGCGCCTCTCTCCGGCCCCCGGGGGCCCCGGCGACTTTCCTAAGACCTTCCCCTACCCCTTGCTCCTCGCCCGGTCCCTGGCAGAGCCTCTGCGGCCCGGGCCCGCCCTGCGCCGGCTGCCCTTGGCCGACGGCTGGCCCCGGTAG
- the MEF2B gene encoding myocyte-specific enhancer factor 2B isoform X2 codes for MGRKKIQISRILDQRNRQVTFTKRKFGLMKKAYELSVLCDCEIALIIFNSANRLFQYASTDMDRVLLKYTEYSEPHESRTNTDILEVPQTLKRRGIGLDGPEMEPDEGPEEPGEKFRRLAGEGGDPALPRPRLYPAAPAMPSPDMVYGALPPPGCDPSGLGEALPAQSRPSPFRPAAPKAGPPGLVHPLFSPSHLTSKTPPPLYLPTEGRRPDLPGGLAGPRGALNTSRSLYSGLQSPCSTATPGPPLGSFPFLPAGPAEYGLGDPPPPPGLLQPPTLAPWQPSRGDGPPAVPSQPR; via the exons atggggaggaaaaaaatccaGATCTCCCGCATCCTGGACCAAAGGAATCGGCAG GTAACGTTCACCAAGCGGAAGTTCGGGCTGATGAAGAAGGCCTATGAGCTGAGCGTGCTCTGCGACTGTGAGATAGCCCTCATCATCTTCAACAGCGCCAACCGCCTCTTCCAGTACGCCAGCACGGACATGGACCGCGTGCTGCTGAAGTACACGGAGTACAGCGAGCCCCACGAGAGCCGCACCAACACTGATATCCTCGAGGTACCCCAg ACGCTGAAGCGGAGGGGCATTGGCCTCGATGGGCCAGAAATGGAGCCAGATGAAGGGCCTGAGGAGCCAGGAGAGAAGTTTCGGAGGCTGGCAGGCGAAGGGGGTGATCCAGCCTTGCCCCGACCCCGGCTGTAT CCTGCAGCTCCTGCTATGCCCAGCCCAGACATGGTGTACGGGGCCCTGCCACCACCAGGCTGTGACCCCAGTGGGCTTGGGGAGGCACTGCCCGCCCAGAGCCGCCCATCTCCCTTCCGACCAGCAGCCCCCAAAGCCGGGCCCCCAG GCCTGGTGCACCCTCTCTTCTCACCAAGCCACCTCACGAGCAAGACACCACCCCCACTGTACCTGCCGACGGAAGGGCGGAGGCCAGACCTACCTGGTGGCCTGGCTGGGCCCCGAGGGGCACTAAACACCTCC AGAAGCCTCTACAGTGGCCTGCAGAGCCCCTGCTCCACTGCAACCCCTGGACCCCCGCTGGGGAGCTTCCCCTTTCTCCCAGCAGGCCCCGCAG AATATGGCCTGGGAGACCCTCCACCGCCCCCTGGCTTGTTGCAGCCCCCCACCCTGGCCCCCTGGCAGCCCTCGAGGGGTGATGGGCCCCCCGCCGTGCCCTCCCAGCCCAGGTAA